One region of Myxosarcina sp. GI1 genomic DNA includes:
- a CDS encoding AraC family transcriptional regulator gives MKTDLAIADIALQVGFSSQSPLTQWFKRLTGVTPKQIRLSS, from the coding sequence ATGAAAACGGATTTGGCGATCGCAGACATCGCCTTACAAGTCGGCTTCTCTAGTCAAAGCCCTCTGACGCAATGGTTTAAGCGATTGACTGGAGTAACACCAAAGCAAATTCGCCTTTCATCATAA
- a CDS encoding alpha/beta hydrolase, with amino-acid sequence MSADRLAFNYGIFGEFYISVADLETFAQEVKITPKFNYYAKRVSPENLAKLRYLLNHSFDVNRVNANVFLNLPIGKELIKEIAKIINSPTKVSLPALKASLILAANKSQGGLKVLDVLRLYSTKTLKLNIDRIIEAVDEANKILVDTEKVFQILENEEIAKAEYVNSLELNSLVDLSQADTKKWHREFLTIEPNQNQVTAYISNRRIQGVVYLPVDSHQPAPLIVIAPGLNTNWQEFGYIARHLASYGFGVATLNFPGTNATRVNAVLNKLDTPPSDNEWIEQPKIITLLLDEIEQKSQNDRLWQNKLDLQKVGVIGQSLGGYTSLAIAGAKVNWQQVQRKCAQWRSREQINLNPAVYWQCQSSTATPPNTDLSDSRIIAAIAINPVSNPIFDRAGMNRLKVPLAIVAGDKDLFAPALDEQLKPFTWLSDSQKYLVLVKNSTHFSFIDEQDTNNANAELSSQIEDLHLALARSYLKFLSVAFFQTYVAQQQEFSNYLTDSYAKTVSKEQLPLTIIRSLNSDKLSDRAFAQTRASALRRFASVLRYVSQN; translated from the coding sequence GTGAGTGCGGATCGCTTGGCTTTTAACTACGGAATTTTTGGCGAGTTTTACATTTCTGTTGCCGATCTAGAAACATTTGCCCAAGAAGTTAAGATTACTCCTAAGTTCAATTATTATGCCAAGCGTGTTAGCCCAGAAAATTTAGCAAAGTTGAGATATTTATTAAATCATAGCTTTGATGTCAATCGAGTCAATGCAAATGTTTTTCTTAACTTACCTATTGGTAAAGAATTAATTAAGGAAATTGCTAAAATCATCAATTCTCCTACTAAGGTAAGCTTGCCTGCTCTGAAAGCCTCGCTGATTTTAGCTGCCAACAAATCGCAAGGAGGACTAAAGGTGCTAGATGTTTTGCGTCTTTATAGTACTAAGACTCTAAAGCTAAACATCGATCGGATTATTGAAGCGGTTGATGAAGCTAACAAAATTTTAGTAGATACAGAAAAGGTATTTCAGATCTTAGAAAATGAAGAAATCGCCAAGGCAGAATATGTTAATTCTTTAGAGCTTAATTCTTTAGTAGATTTAAGTCAAGCTGATACAAAAAAATGGCATCGAGAGTTTTTGACAATCGAACCCAACCAAAATCAAGTTACTGCTTACATTAGCAATCGCCGAATTCAGGGAGTAGTTTACTTACCTGTGGATTCCCACCAACCTGCGCCGTTAATTGTAATTGCTCCAGGATTAAACACTAATTGGCAAGAGTTTGGATATATTGCCAGACATTTGGCTTCTTATGGTTTTGGGGTAGCGACTTTAAATTTTCCTGGGACTAATGCTACACGAGTTAATGCTGTTTTAAATAAGTTAGATACACCGCCATCGGATAATGAATGGATCGAACAGCCGAAAATAATTACTCTGTTGCTAGATGAAATAGAACAAAAATCCCAAAACGATCGCCTGTGGCAAAACAAGCTCGATTTGCAAAAGGTTGGTGTTATCGGTCAATCTTTAGGAGGCTATACTTCATTGGCGATCGCAGGAGCTAAGGTAAACTGGCAGCAGGTGCAGAGAAAGTGTGCCCAATGGAGAAGTCGCGAACAAATTAATCTTAATCCCGCAGTATACTGGCAGTGTCAGAGTAGTACTGCAACTCCACCTAATACGGATTTATCTGATTCGAGAATTATCGCAGCGATCGCGATTAATCCTGTAAGTAATCCTATATTCGATCGAGCTGGAATGAATCGATTAAAAGTTCCTTTAGCGATTGTGGCTGGAGATAAAGATTTGTTTGCACCTGCTTTAGACGAACAGCTCAAGCCATTTACCTGGCTGTCAGACAGCCAAAAATATTTAGTTTTGGTTAAAAATAGTACTCATTTTTCCTTTATTGACGAACAAGACACAAATAATGCTAATGCCGAATTATCTTCACAGATAGAAGATTTGCATTTGGCATTAGCTCGTTCGTATCTTAAGTTTTTGAGCGTGGCTTTTTTTCAAACTTATGTAGCCCAACAACAAGAGTTTAGCAACTATTTAACTGACTCTTATGCCAAAACAGTGAGCAAAGAACAACTTCCTTTGACTATAATCCGTTCTTTAAATAGCGATAAGCTTTCGGAC
- a CDS encoding RidA family protein, which produces MSKPKFFVTPGYGERMLNELHYSQALKIGNRVEISGQGGWDDDLQIPESLADEIAQAFRNIERTLATADAGWEHVVHVNSYHVGGFPPEVNDVMVKLFRHYMPNHAPIWTELGVAALALPTMRIEIRATAIVP; this is translated from the coding sequence ATGAGTAAGCCCAAATTTTTTGTCACCCCTGGCTATGGGGAACGCATGCTGAATGAATTACATTACTCGCAAGCGCTAAAAATTGGCAATCGAGTGGAGATATCAGGACAAGGCGGCTGGGATGACGATCTGCAAATTCCCGAATCGCTCGCGGACGAGATTGCTCAGGCATTTAGGAACATAGAGCGAACCTTGGCAACTGCCGATGCGGGTTGGGAGCATGTTGTCCACGTAAATTCTTACCATGTTGGAGGGTTTCCCCCAGAGGTTAACGATGTGATGGTCAAGCTATTTCGTCATTACATGCCCAATCATGCCCCAATTTGGACAGAGCTAGGTGTCGCGGCGCTTGCACTGCCAACGATGCGGATTGAAATTCGCGCTACTGCAATTGTTCCTTAA
- a CDS encoding glucose 1-dehydrogenase has translation MSQKLLEKVALVTGGTSGIGLATAKHFVAEGAYVFITGRRQTELDAAVKEIGKNVTGIQGDVSNLADLDRLYATIEQEQGHLDIIFANAGVGQPIPLRSITEEHFDKTFNTNVKGLLFTVQKALPLLPEGASIILNASTASIRGIPAFSVYSATKAAVRSFARNWILDLKERKIRVNAISPGTVPTPGYDRFGLSDEELQTFIDSEAISIPLGRVGTPDEIAKAVVFLASDDSSFVNGIELFVDGGMAQI, from the coding sequence ATGTCACAAAAACTCTTAGAAAAAGTTGCACTTGTTACTGGCGGCACCAGCGGCATCGGTCTTGCCACTGCTAAACATTTTGTCGCCGAAGGTGCCTATGTTTTCATTACGGGTCGTCGTCAGACTGAACTCGATGCCGCTGTGAAAGAAATCGGTAAGAACGTTACTGGCATTCAGGGCGATGTCTCAAATCTGGCAGACCTCGACCGTCTTTACGCCACAATCGAGCAAGAGCAAGGTCACTTGGATATAATCTTTGCCAATGCTGGCGTTGGACAACCCATCCCGCTCAGATCGATTACCGAAGAACACTTTGACAAAACATTCAACACTAATGTCAAGGGTCTACTTTTCACTGTGCAGAAGGCACTGCCGCTATTACCAGAGGGTGCTTCCATCATCTTGAATGCCTCAACTGCTTCTATCAGAGGCATCCCAGCCTTCAGCGTTTATAGCGCTACCAAGGCTGCCGTGCGCTCGTTTGCCCGCAACTGGATACTCGACCTTAAAGAACGCAAAATTCGGGTGAATGCTATTAGTCCTGGCACGGTTCCGACTCCTGGTTACGATCGCTTTGGACTGAGTGATGAGGAGTTACAGACATTCATAGATAGCGAAGCCATCAGTATCCCGCTGGGAAGAGTCGGCACGCCCGACGAGATCGCCAAAGCCGTTGTCTTTCTGGCTTCAGATGACAGCAGCTTTGTCAACGGCATTGAGCTATTTGTCGATGGTGGCATGGCACAAATCTAA
- a CDS encoding FMN-dependent NADH-azoreductase, translated as MASILHIDSSPRGERSKSRQLAKEFITAWQDRHPDDAIAYRDLRQTPVPHVTEDWIAAYFTPPEALTPEMAELLKFSDELVDEFLAADRCVFSVPMYNFSIPSNFKAYIDHIVRVNRTFSDENGQFKGFANGKKVLFITSRGVEFGSGSPYEGWDAQEPALRYPFQFMGVTDIQFIHANGLDLGDDARKRGLNEARSKIQALVGSW; from the coding sequence ATGGCAAGCATTCTGCATATCGATTCAAGTCCAAGAGGCGAGCGTTCTAAATCTCGCCAATTAGCTAAAGAGTTCATCACGGCGTGGCAAGACCGACATCCTGATGATGCGATCGCCTATCGCGATCTAAGACAAACTCCAGTTCCTCACGTCACCGAAGACTGGATTGCAGCTTACTTTACTCCTCCAGAAGCACTGACTCCAGAAATGGCTGAACTGCTGAAGTTTTCCGACGAGTTAGTGGATGAATTTTTGGCAGCAGATAGATGTGTTTTCAGCGTGCCAATGTATAACTTCAGCATTCCATCCAACTTCAAAGCCTACATCGACCACATTGTTCGTGTGAATCGCACATTCAGCGATGAAAATGGTCAATTTAAAGGATTTGCGAATGGTAAGAAAGTGTTGTTCATTACCTCACGAGGCGTTGAGTTTGGATCGGGTTCTCCCTATGAAGGATGGGATGCTCAGGAACCTGCACTCCGTTATCCTTTTCAATTCATGGGTGTCACTGATATTCAGTTCATTCATGCCAATGGTTTAGATCTGGGAGATGACGCACGAAAACGGGGGCTAAACGAAGCACGGTCTAAAATTCAAGCGTTAGTAGGCAGTTGGTAG